In one Cercospora beticola chromosome 1, complete sequence genomic region, the following are encoded:
- the COX19 gene encoding Cytochrome c oxidase assembly protein cox19: MSTFGGPGGRTTFSKPTPPERGSFPLDHEAECQPIMKQYLRCIKSKRGVNDEECRQLSKSYLQCRMDRNLMAPDSMRNLGFGDEDEKQDAMKAKVKAELDAEERAKQNSAGKK; this comes from the coding sequence ATGTCGACATTTGGAGGACCAGGAGGCCGCACGACCTTTAGCAAACCTACGCCACCGGAACGAGGCAGTTTCCCGCTCGACCACGAGGCAGAATGCCAGCCCATCATGAAGCAGTACTTGCGCTGCATCAAGTCCAAGCGTGGCGTCAATGATGAAGAGTGCAGGCAACTCAGCAAATCCTACCTGCAATGCCGCATGGACAGAAACTTGATGGCGCCGGATTCAATGCGCAATTTGGGATTTGGGGATGAAGATGAAAAGCAGGATGCAATGAAAGCGAAGGTCAAAGCGGAGCTGGACGCGGAAGAGAGAGCAAAGCAGAACAGCGCAGGGAAGAAGTGA
- a CDS encoding uncharacterized protein (BUSCO:EOG09262BHE): MGGPSTQDEVGDFLKRLFSDGDLIPLGRFQSYIASFIARMRTPKIKNQYEAIGGGSPIRKWSEYQAQELCKILDRTSPETAPHSPYVAFRYAKPLTEETYSQLLKDGFGERGRVVAFSQYSQFSCSTTGSSLNEIYKLRRKLEGGAYTKRGIQWSAIDRWPTNPGFVEAFTRNIEEHLRSYEPARKKDVTLLFSAHSQPMAFVNKGDTYSTEVAASVHAIMSRLNFSNPYRIVWQSKVGFQPWLGPQTASTVEEMIEKGKTDAIIIPVAFTSDHIETLYEPDEELIAESGHADTIKRAESLNGNPVFIEALAEMVRKHLQGGAMASRQLEQMCSGCTSEACLRSRRMFTGRGDIS; encoded by the exons ATGGGTGGCCCATCAACGCAGGATGAAGTCGGAGACTTTTTGAAAAGGCTGTTC TCAGATGGCGATTTGATACCTCTTGGACGATTTCAAAGCTACATAGCATCATTCATTGCACGAATGAGGACACCAAAAATCAAGAACCAATACGAAGCAATCGGTGGAGGCTCACCGATCAGAAAGTGGTCAGAATATCAAGCACAAGAACTATGCAAAATCTTGGATCGTACCTCTCCAGAAACGGCACCGCATTCGCCTTACGTGGCCTTTCGTTACGCTAAGCCGCTCACTGAAGAGACTTACTCTCAGCTTCTTAAAGATGGCTTTGGTGAGCGCGGCAGAGTTGTCGCTTTCTCACAATATTCACAGTTCTCTTGCAGTACTACTGGCAGTTCCTTGAACGAAATCTACAAGCTTCGTCGAAAGCTAGAAGGAGGCGCATATACAAAAAGAGGGATCCAATGGAGTGCCATTGATCGATGGCCAACAAATCCAGGATTTGTCGAAGCATTCACAAGAAATATCGAAGAGCATCTTCGCTCGTACGAGCCAGCACGAAAGAAAGACGTTACACTCCTATTCTCTGCTCACAGCCAACCCATGGCTTTCGTCAACAAAG GTGACACGTATTCTACAGAAGTCGCCGCCTCCGTCCACGCCATTATGTCTCGTCTCAACTTTTCAAATCCTTACCGCATAGTCTGGCAATCCAAAGTCGGCTTTCAACCCTGGCTAGGACCACAAACAGCATCGACTGTTGAGGAAATGATCGAAAAAGGCAAGACGGATGCCATTATTATCCCAGTCGCTTTTACTTCAGACCATATCGAAACTCTGTATGAGCCTGATGAAGAATTGATCGCTGAGTCGGGGCACGCAGATACGATCAAACGGGCGGAGAGTTTGAACGGGAATCCGGTATTTATCGAGGCTTTGGCAGAGATGGTGAGGAAGCATTTACAAGGTGGTGCAATGGCGTCTAGACAGCTTGAACAGATGTGTTCTGGGTGTACGAGTGAGGCATGTTTGAGGAGCCGAAGGATGTTTACTGGACGGGGAGATATATCATGA
- a CDS encoding uncharacterized protein (CAZy:GH3) — protein MGVTDFSCGRKALVLGLLASAVAAHPQAHHAKPSRWRTHSNVTYPYQNASLCIDERLDDLISRMTVAEKAGQLFHTQMMMGPNGTLDQGDETRNSTTTMISNMFLTHFNLASDVVNVTQTAEWHNTVQELALNTRLGIPITFSTDPRHAFTENLGTGFAANAFSQWPESLGLAALRSAETVQSFAEVAREEYKAIGLRSALHPQIDLSTEYRWARIANTMGEDADLTSELVVAYLKGFQGEEFGTHSVTTVTKHFPGGGPMENGEDSHFTYGKNQTYPGNNFEHHLIPFKAAIAAGARQMMPYYSRPIGTEYEEVGFSFNKGIITDLLRNELGFDGIVCSDWGLITDTVILGQDMPARAWGVEYLNELERAARVLDAGVDQYGGEERPELIVELVENGRISEERIDLSVRRLLREKFALGLFDNPYVDVEKAAHIVGNDEYVKLGAQAQRDAYTLLTNKDNILPLKDFSGKVYAEGFNSTYLTRRNIEVVDTPEEADIAFLRLQAPYEPRPGGFEARYTAGSLEYNATEKARQAEIYAAVPTIVDVYLGRPAAIPEVAEQAAAFLGSFGSGPDAFLDVIFGVDGAEPKGKLPFDLPRSNQAVEDSFEDVPFDTADPPFRFGDGLRYKKGY, from the exons ATGGGTGTGACCGATTTCTCTTGTGGCCGCAAGGCTTTGGTTTTGGGGCTGCTTGCTTCGGCCGTTGCTGCTCATCCTCAGGCACATCATGCGAAACCCTCTCGTTGGAGAACGCATAGCAATGTTACTTACCCATACCAAAATGCATCTTTATGTATTGATGAGCGACTGGATGATCTGATCTCGCGGATGACTGTCGCAGAGAAGGCAGGCCAGCTTTTTCACACTCAGATG ATGATGGGGCCAAATGGTACACTCGACCAGGGCGATGAGACGAGAAACAGCACAACTACGATGATCTCCAACATGTTCCTCACCCACTTCAACCTCGCGAGCGATGTCGTCAATGTCACGCAGACCGCAGAATGGCACAACACTGTTCAAGAGTTGGCACTGAACACTCGTCTGGGTATCCCGATCACATTCTCCACGGACCCTCGACACGCTTTTACTGAGAACCTTGGAACTGGCTTCGCTGCGAATGCTTTCTCGCAGTGGCCGGAGAGCTTGGGGCTTGCTGCGCTTCGAAGTGCAGAGACCGTGCAGTCATTTGCGGAAGTTGCAAGAgaagagtataaggctatTGGGTTGCGATCTGCTCTACACCCTCAGATCGATCTCTCTACAGAATATCGATGGGCTCGTATTGCCAATACCATGGGCGAGGACGCAGATTTGACCTCTGAACTTGTCGTTGCGTACCTCAAGGGTTTCCAGGGAGAGGAGTTTGGAACACATTCGGTGACCACTGTTACCAAGCACTTCCCAGGTGGTGGGCCTATGGAGAATGGCGAAGACAGTCATTTCACTTATGGCAAGAACCA AACTTATCCTGGCAACAACTTCGAGCACCACTTGATCCCATTCAAGGCTGCCATTGCCGCAGGTGCGCGTCAAATGATGCCATACTACTCTCGCCCTATCGGTACCGAGTACGAAGAGGTTGGATTCAGCTTCAACAAGGGCATCATTACCGATCTCCTCCGCAACGAATTGGGCTTTGATGGAATTGTCTGTTCCGATTGGGGTCTGATCACCGATACTGTGATCCTCGGCCAAGACATGCCTGCACGTGCCTGGGGTGTGGAATATCTCAACGAGCTGGAACGCGCTGCCCGCGTCCTCGATGCTGGCGTTGACCAGTATGGTGGCGAGGAACGTCCTGAGCTCATTGTCGAACTTGTCGAGAACGGCCGTATCTCTGAAGAACGCATCGACTTGTCTGTCCGCCGCTTGCTCCGAGAGAAGTTTGCACTTGGTCTGTTCGACAACCCATATGTGGATGTGGAGAAGGCCGCGCATATTGTTGGCAACGATGAGTACGTCAAGTTGGGTGCTCAAGCTCAACGTGACGCATACACTCTCTTGACAAACAAGGACAACATCCTGCCTCTGAAGGACTTCTCTGGCAAGGTCTACGCTGAAGGTTTCAACTCCACATACCTCACCAGGCGCAACATCGAAGTGGTCGACACACCTGAGGAAGCTGATATCGCTTTCCTTCGTCTGCAAGCACCATACGAGCCTCGTCCTGGTGGCTTCGAGGCCCGCTACACTGCCGGTTCGCTCGAATACAATGCTACTGAGAAAGCTCGTCAAGCTGAGATTTACGCTGCTGTTCCTACCATCGTGGACGTCTACCTCGGACGTCCTGCAGCTATTCCCGAAGTCGCAGAGCAGGCTGCCGCGTTCTTGGGCAGCTTTGGAAGTGGCCCAGACGCATTCTTGGACGTAATCTTTGGGGTTGATGGTGCGGAGCCAAAGGGCAAGCTGCCATTTGATCTTCCCCGGAGTAATCAGGCTGTGGAGGACAGCTTCGAGGATGTGCCGTTCGATACTGCAGACCCGCCATTCAGATTTGGCGATGGATTGAGGTACAAGAAGGGCTATTAG